One window of the Nicotiana tabacum cultivar K326 chromosome 4, ASM71507v2, whole genome shotgun sequence genome contains the following:
- the LOC107804705 gene encoding putative glycerol-3-phosphate transporter 1, whose protein sequence is MGSLAEPVMEENYSKPPGIRFMERAKKSSLSFKTYQAIVLIVTFLAYASYHATRKTTSIVKSALDPQSPEVDSLKLPWQRHTTQESSRLSWMLKDGWLPFNGPDGTAMLGQLDVSFLFVYAMGMYFSGHVGDRMDLRIFLTIGMVGTGLFTALFGVGYWANVHIFYYYLIVQMMAGLFQSTGWPSVVAVVGNWFGKKKRGLIMGIWNAHTSMGNITGSLVASIFLKYGWGWSMVVPGSIIAIIGVLVFLFLPVHPESVGASNDEDEVFSPRKEGEEVTEPLLRSDREEESAVGFIEAWKIPGVAPFALCLFFAKLVAYTFLYWLPFYISHTAIDGKYLSNEEAGNLSTLFDVGGVVGGILAGYISDRLDARAITAASFMYCAIPVLYLYRSYGHVSMTINIILMLITGVFVNGPYALITTAVSADLGTHSSLKGNSRALATVTAIIDGTGSIGAAIGPLLTGYISATSWSAVFTMLMGAAFIAGLLLTRLVVAEVGAKIHQLGSQGSPRSRSPDLEV, encoded by the exons ATGGGGTCTCTTGCGGAGCCAGTCATGGAAGAAAATTACAGCAAACCCCCAGGAATTAGGTTTATGGAGAGGGCAAAGAAGTCAAGTCTCTCTTTCAAAACATATCAAGCCATAGTCCTAATTGTTACTTTTTTAGCATATGCAAGTTATCATGCTACTAGAAAAACTACCAGCATTGTTAAAAGTGCACTTGATCCCCAATCCCCTGAGGTGGATAGCTTAAAGCTTCCGTGGCAAAGGCATACCACTCAAGAAAGTTCAAGACTTTCTTGGATGCTTAAAGATGGTTGGTTGCCATTTAACGGACCCGATGGTACGGCTATGCTCGGTCAACTTGATGTGTCTTTCCTTTTTGTATATGCCATGGGAATGTATTTTTCTGGGCACGTTGGCGATAGGATGGATCTAAGAATATTTTTGACAATAGGAATGGTGGGAACTGGTTTATTCACTGCACTTTTTGGAGTTGGATATTGGGCAAATGTACACATCTTTTACTACTATCTAATAGTCCAAATGATGGCTGGATTGTTCCAATCAACTGGTTGGCCTTCAGTCGTCGCAGTTGTTGGGAATTGgtttgggaaaaagaagagaggacTTATAATGGGTATTTGGAATGCTCACACCTCCATGGGAAACATTACGGGTTCTTTGGTTGCTTCAATCTTCTTGAAGTATGGATGGGGTTGGTCAATGGTTGTTCCTGGTAGCATTATTGCTATCATTGGCGTGCTGGTATTCCTTTTTTTGCCAGTTCATCCCGAGTCTGTCGGAGCAAGTAATGATGAAGATGAAGTGTTCTCTCCTAGAAAAGAAGGCGAGGAAGTAACAGAGCCTCTTTTGAGATCAGATAGAGAAGAGGAATCAGCCGTGGGTTTTATAGAAGCATGGAAGATTCCAGGGGTTGCACCTTTTGCTCTTTGCCTTTTCTTTGCCAAGTTGGTAGCATACACATTTTTGTATTGGCTGCCTTTCTACATTAGCCATACAG CTATAGATGGAAAGTATTTGTCCAATGAGGAGGCTGGAAACTTGTCGACGTTATTTGATGTTGGAGGGGTAGTAGGTGGAATCCTAGCAGGTTACATATCTGACCGCTTAGACGCTAGAGCTATAACCGCTGCCAGCTTCATGTACTGTGCTATCCCGGTTCTCTACTTGTATCGGAGCTATGGACACGTCTCCATGACCATAAACATCATCCTCATGTTGATCACCGGAGTGTTCGTGAATGGGCCTTATGCATTGATAACAACTGCTGTTTCGGCTGACCTGGGAACACATAGCTCTTTGAAAGGCAATTCACGGGCGCTTGCAACTGTTACTGCCATTATTGATGGCACAGGCTCAATTGGAGCTGCCATTGGACCACTGCTAACAGGTTACATATCAGCTACGAGCTGGAGTGCTGTTTTTACAATGCTCATGGGAGCAGCTTTTATAGCTGGGCTGCTTCTAACCAGGCTTGTTGTAGCTGAAGTCGGTGCAAAGATTCATCAATTAGGGTCCCAAGGATCACCTAGATCAAGGTCCCCTGACCTTGAAGTGTGA